The stretch of DNA CCGATGCCTTCCGGTCGCTCATCCTGATTCTATTAGTTGCCGGGGCTGTGTGGGCGTTCGTTACAAACAAAATTAAACCGGCTGTGCTCTATCCGGTGGTGTTGGCCGTAGTAGTGTTCGATTTGCTGGCTGTTGACAAGCGATTCCTGAACAATGCGGATTTTGTATCGAAAACGCAGGCAAGTCAGATTTTTGAACCGACGCCCGCCGACCAGCAGATTTTGCAGGATAAAAGCTTAGGCTATCGGGTGTTCGATCAAACCATCGACTTCATGAACAGCAACCGCACGTCGTATTTCCACCGCTCTATCGGTGGCTATCACGCGGCTAAACTGCGCCGGTATCAGGAGTTGATTACCTATGCGTTTCAGCCCAATACGCTGAATTTGCTCAACATGCTGAACGCCAAATACATCATCCGAACCGGCGAACCGGCTCCCGGTGCCGATCCGGCGCAGCAGCAGCCAGGCGCACCGGTGGCCCTGCCTAATCCCGAAGTCCTCGGCGCAGCCTGGTTTGTGAGTCACGTGCAGCCGGTAGACGGAGCCGACGCCGAGATAGCGGCTATGCAGAAACTGAACCCACGCGATACGGCGGTGGTCGATAAACGGTTTGCCGAACAATTGGCCGGCTTGCCTGCCACAATGGACCATACCGGCAGCACGGTTGAACTGACCAACTACCGCGCCGACAAACTGACCTACGCCGTTAATGCCGCCCGCGAGGGGCTGGTGGTGTTTTCGGAAATTTATTACCGGGGCAATGAAGACTGGCAAGTGACCATCGACGGTAAACCCGCCCCGCACTTACGCGCCAACTACGTATTGCGGGCCATGCGCGTTCCTGCTGGCAAACACACCGTCGAATTCCGGTTCGACCCGCCCGTTGCCAAAACCGGCGATACCATCGACCTGATTTGCAATATTCTGCTGATTGGTCTGATTGGTTTCGTCGCTTTCCGCGAAGGACGTGGCTCCCGTTCGGTGCCTGCGCCACAGCCCGAACCTGCTCCCGTAGCCGAAGTACGCGCCGAACCAACCAAGCCCGTGTCGAAGCCGAAGCGGAAATAAGCCGCGATATGCCAATCTAAGCCTATCTTTGGCTTTTCGTTCCTGACGGGGAACACGGATTAAACGGATTTTCGCCGAGGGCTCTTCTATACTGTTATCCGTGTAAACCCGTAAAATCCGTTGATTCCGTGTTCCATCCCCATATGAAAAACCTGATTTTCGACCTCGGCGACGTTATCATTCCTATCGACCTGTCGGCACCCATTCGCAACTTCGCGATGCTGGCAAATCTGCCCGAAGAGGATGTGCGGACACTCTGGCAGCAGCACGATTTCCTGAACCATTACGAAACCGGCCTGATCGACGATCAGGGTTTTCGAGACCATGTTCGGCAGGTCATCGGCGAACGCAACGGAACATCGGTCGATTGGGCCGATGAAGTTATCGACACAGCCTGGAACACGGTACTGCTCGATTTGCCTGTAGAGCGTATCGAACGCATTAAACGGCTGCATGGTAAGTACCGATTGTTTCTGCTGAGCAATACGAGCCCTATTCACATTCGGCAGGTGAATCGCGTTCTGAAAAGTATGAATCAACCCACGCTGGAAGAACTCTTCGAGCGGGTGTTTTATTCCTACGACGTGCGCATGGCAAAACCTTCGCCCGATATTTATCGACACGTACTCGAACAGGCCGGGATAAATGCCGACGAAACAGCCTTTTTCGATGACAATGCCGCAAACATCCGGGCCGCTGCCGAGTTGGGCATACAGGCGGTGCAGGTAGTACCGCCAAAAACGATTATTGATTACGTAGAAGGATTGTAACGCGGGCACAAGCCCGTTTCATTTAGTTCCTGATGCGGGTTCGCCCCGCGTTTCTGGTATGACGTCACGGACCAAAACGTACCTCCTCCACGGAGGTCTTTTTTTAATTACGCTGATTACGACCACGATGGCTGGTGCCGAGTGGATGTTTGGGCGATTGTTTATCCCGCTCGAAGGCATGAAAACGCTTGGCTGGAACGAGTTTCTGGCCGGGTTTCAGTTTTCGATTCCGTTCCTGTCGATTCTGACTGTCCACGAGTTTGGGCACTACATTGTGGCGCGGGCCAATCGGGTGCGCGTTACGCTGCCATTCTACATTCCGATCTGGCTCGGTATTGGGCAGGGCATTGGTACGCTGGGCGCGTTTATTCGCATTCAGGATTATATCAACAGCCGCCGAAAATACTTCGACATTGGTGTAGCCGGGCCGCTGGCGGGGTTTGCCCTGGCGTTAGTGGTGTTGTGGTACGGTTTCACGCACCTGCCACCCCCCGAATACATTTTTACCATTCACCCTGAATATCAGAAATGGGGCCTGGCCTATGGGCAGTTTGCCTACGAAAACCAGCCGCCCGGTCAGAATATTGGGCTGGGCGATACGCTGCTGTTTTCCTTTTTTAAAACTTACGTAGCCGATCCGATGCGGGTGCCACATCCCTACGAAATGGTGCATTATCCCTACTTGCTGGCGGGGTATCTGGCTCTGTTTTTTACGGCCCTGAACCTGATTCCGATTGGACAGTTAGACGGTGGGCATATTCTGTACGCTCTCATCGGACGTGAGCGGTTTCGGTGGGTAGCACCGGCGTTATTCATCCTGTTTGCCTTTTATGCCGGATTGGGTTCGTTCAGGCCCACCGACTTCGCTATAGCCACCGACGAAGGCTTTTACGAAAAGCTGGGGTATTTTGGCCTGTATATTTTTATGCTATACCTCGCTTTTTCGCGCATCAGCGAAAACCGGCTGACGGTTCTGCTCATTACCCTGAGCGTAGTGGTGGCACAACTGGCCCTATCGTGGTGGCAACCCGCCTGGGAAGGCTATTCGGGCTTTTTAGTCTTTGTGTTTGTGCTGGGTCGGTTACTGGGTATTTATCATCCCGAAACCGAGTTGCAGGAACCTTTAGGCACCAAACGAACCGTGCTTGGCTGGCTCGCACTGCTTGTATTTATTCTGTGTTTCAGCCCCCGGCCATTTCTGATTTCCTGATGCGGGAAACTGCCAACAACCTGGCGAAGTTGTTAAATAAGTAATACGCTTATTTTCAGTCAATTTATATATCTTACGGCAAAGAACCACTCTACTGAACCTACACTTATGGCACTGTTTTCAAGACAACCTTCCGACGCAGAGCTGATGGCGGGTATTCGGGCAGGTGGTGCACAGCGTCGGCAATCCGAAAACAAGTTGTACGAAAAATATGCTTACCTCATCGCCGACGGCACCCGAAAGCATCGGTTAGATGAGGAAGACTGCGCCAGTGCCTATTCCGATACAGTGCTAACGATCTTCGATCATATCATAACCGGGCGTTTTGAAGGACGTTCGGAACTTAAAACGTACCTCTATCAAATATTTACGAATAAATGTGTTGACTTTATCCGAAAAAAGACGACTAACCGAAGTAGTGTACATGATGCGCTCTCACTCGACGATTCGCTGATGCAACTGCCCGACGTGGCCCGGTCAGTGGTGCAGCAACTGATTGCC from Spirosoma montaniterrae encodes:
- a CDS encoding site-2 protease family protein — translated: MTSRTKTYLLHGGLFLITLITTTMAGAEWMFGRLFIPLEGMKTLGWNEFLAGFQFSIPFLSILTVHEFGHYIVARANRVRVTLPFYIPIWLGIGQGIGTLGAFIRIQDYINSRRKYFDIGVAGPLAGFALALVVLWYGFTHLPPPEYIFTIHPEYQKWGLAYGQFAYENQPPGQNIGLGDTLLFSFFKTYVADPMRVPHPYEMVHYPYLLAGYLALFFTALNLIPIGQLDGGHILYALIGRERFRWVAPALFILFAFYAGLGSFRPTDFAIATDEGFYEKLGYFGLYIFMLYLAFSRISENRLTVLLITLSVVVAQLALSWWQPAWEGYSGFLVFVFVLGRLLGIYHPETELQEPLGTKRTVLGWLALLVFILCFSPRPFLIS
- a CDS encoding RNA polymerase sigma factor — its product is MALFSRQPSDAELMAGIRAGGAQRRQSENKLYEKYAYLIADGTRKHRLDEEDCASAYSDTVLTIFDHIITGRFEGRSELKTYLYQIFTNKCVDFIRKKTTNRSSVHDALSLDDSLMQLPDVARSVVQQLIAQSDVDHLHRQLRDIGEKCRSMVLAWGEGYSDEEIAQTLGYNSAAVAKTSRLRCLEKLRERYRTDL
- a CDS encoding HAD family hydrolase; protein product: MKNLIFDLGDVIIPIDLSAPIRNFAMLANLPEEDVRTLWQQHDFLNHYETGLIDDQGFRDHVRQVIGERNGTSVDWADEVIDTAWNTVLLDLPVERIERIKRLHGKYRLFLLSNTSPIHIRQVNRVLKSMNQPTLEELFERVFYSYDVRMAKPSPDIYRHVLEQAGINADETAFFDDNAANIRAAAELGIQAVQVVPPKTIIDYVEGL